The window GAATTATAAGAATTCCATGTCTGGTTACGGGGGCTACGGAGGTGGCAACTCCAAAAGAGGCCCCTCTGGGTCATCCATGCTCCAGCAAAAGATAACACATGCGGATGAAGTCATTGCCAAGATTAATCAGCGCTTGGACATGCTCACTCAGTTGGAAGGGGGCATGAAGAGCCGAGGTGACAGGTAAGGCGTTTGGTATTCgtatattgttttattgttgttgcgCAAGTCTTCATACACGTTTGTCCTGTGGGCCATGTTAGTGGTAATAAAATGCTCAATTATCTCTTCATCTTACGCTCTTCTTTGATGGTACAGTGacttgcaaaagtattagcacCCCTTGAAGTTTTTTAtcttttgccacatttcagaCTTCAAACataaggatataaaaaaaaatgtgaagttGAACGAATCCatataatattttaaacttttttttgcacaaataacTAATGAGTAGAATTGTGTGAAATTATTCACCCCACtttctcagtgcagccaactgaaATTCTTAATGTTTCCCGAATGATCCAATAAATAGAGGCCACCCGTATGTAATAAAACAGTTTAAAATATGGTATAAATTTCGTTCAACTCAACGATTGCATCCCATTTGGTCTTGAAtcttcaccccaaaaaaatctttatgATTGAAGCCTGAAATTaagcaaaatgtcaaaaagttcACGGTgggctaatacttttgcaaggcactgtatgtgtttacatgtgctgttgtttttacacatcctatctgaaaagaaaaaacgtgGGCATCAGTTTGTTTGACATGAAAGTATCAAGTTTGAAGCATTCTTGATATATTCTGTTGCTCTTCACTTCCCATCCATTTTGTTAGTTCACATTCTTCCAAGTCACAGACGGCCATTTTATTGCTGGTATCGGGATACTTGTTTACTCGTTCTTCACTCCTTGAACGCTGTCTGCTGTCGTCACTGTGTCTACTTTATTCACAAGCATTTCTCTTCCTCATCCATGTGACCTAACCTTGCGCTCTGGTTTTAGGTTTCACACAAAAGATGAGTGTAAAGCCGCTGGCCTTACAGCACAGTGATTTGCTCAAGGCGGTCTGCTGTGCCTACAACCGATAAGAAAACACTCTAAAACTTAAAACTGTAATCAGTTACTCTCAAAAGCACCATTGGCTCTGTTGGTCTGCTCATCCTACCATGAGGAAGTAAATTTGAATTTCCTCCACTTCTGCTGACTACACTGGTTGACCTCTGACTGAAAATGTAGTTGGCAGAGTTCTTGTAATTGTAAGGGTCAGAGCTGATTTCTTATGTTTTATTATAAGATATTGCAAGCAGACCATAGTTTTGGTGGATGTCCGTCTTGTGATCTGACGAGAAAATGGCGACACTGGAGGCATATGAATGTCAGGTGGAGAAATCCGAACCTGACGCCCCTCCCTGCCTCCTGCCTTGCTCTCTGCTCTTCTCTATCAAACCTCTCCCTCCATCCCGCAGGTTTGGCCAGTTCGATTCTTTCGACtcgctctcctcctcctcccgagATCTCTACAGATCCGGTGGCAGTAGCTATGGTTGTGATGATGGCCGTGGTGACAACATGCTGTTGGGCCAGCGAGGAGGCTCGGGCTTCGGGGGGGGCATGGGGCAAGGAGGGGGAGGCGGCTTCAACAGCCTCTCCTCTTCCTATGGAGTCGCTAAAATGCGACAAAATATGAGGGAGTCCTTCACCAGTGGCTCTGGTGGGGGAGGCTGGGCCGGAGCAGGCCGTCGTTCCCCCAGAAGGGGCGGAGGTGCTGGGGGCCGAGGATCTGGCGGAGGGTTTGGGGGCTACAGGTCAGACCCCATGCCATTTGGCGGAGGTGGCCGGGGAAGCGGTCTCTCCCCAGGGGGTGGTCGAGGCAAGCTCCCATCCCTCCTGTCCAACCGCATGTACTCAGAGAGTGGAGGTTTCCACCAGGGTGCCTCCCAAGGGCCCCACGACTTTCCCGGGAGGCATTTTGGAGGGGGCCCACGGGCCGGCCGCCAGCGAGGCCGCAAGAGACCCCTCAACAAAGTAAGTACCTCCTGCCAAATTAGGAAGCCCTACTCAGATACTGGCCAAGAGCCAGTTCTGATTCCCACCTTTATCTACTGTAGACCAACTGGCAATCCAGCCTTTCATGTAATGCCCACTCTATGCCGACATTAAAATCAGCTGCCCCTCgcctccccacacacacattccgCCCACCCTTTTATTAATTATGTTCAATGTAATGCCAAGTTCCTCATGGGAACTCCGCTGCTCTTGTGTAAATTAAAAGCAACTTGTGCTTCTCACTGCACCAGTTGTTTTCTTGGTTAGATGTGCTGTTTTGTTTAGGGTTTCATGATGTTTGTAATGCAAAAAGTTGCTGCATCTACTAGCTAATAAGgaggcaaaacaacaacaatcacatACTGGCCCCTTTAAATTTTCCAATGgcattattgattgatttagcGGTGTTGCTTGTAATGTACAGTGAACATAAAAAATTAACACGTTCTAAAAAATGCAAGGTTTGTGTGACAAGTAAATGGGAACTGTTATGTGCCCacactcgtctaaacacagcattctgtttagcattgcgttagtggaatattaaTTTGATGGCAAAATCCACGTTTTTATCATCtcggggtggccattttgccacttcctggcAACTAAAAAAGACATCGTAGTTGCTCAGGGcccaagtaacaaccaatcgcggCTCAGCTCGCGAGTGTCACATAACCAACCTTTTAAAACAGGCGagacgtgattggttgttacctgagcaactgtgatgtcattttcagtcgacagcaagtggcaaaattgccgcctcctgagatggataacaacatgtggattttgctgcttgattcatattccacaacaaaatattaaatcagagaaccatgtttagacttgtagtgctacatagaatatattattgtttataataataataaacttaggtttgtgtgaacacTACATGTGTAAgctctatctgcttcaggagctgagatatcaattatttttaatattgttgaatttccaggaaaacttcaggttttcggggggggtggtgactcaaaagtcacccttaagttttagaggcatgttttgccaggcgctttaggccttaatgggttaatgtACTAAAAAGGAGTGCACGCTAGTCAAAGTCTAAAAAGGTAAATTTTATATAACTGAAATTCAACTGCCGGTGTCAGGTGAGTAATCAAATTTtaacaaattgtttttgtgtccaTTGATGAAATGGATTTAAAAAGGGTGTACTTGTTTGGCACTGAatggtgttgttttgtttttgtcatgaatGTGGGCACTTGTTTTTACCACCAGTCAAATGAAATTTAaagcaaaagtattttttgactCTATATCAAGTTTGTTTTGGATGAACTTCAGCAGGCAAGACCACAAAATGATGTTCAGAAGAAGAGAAAGCAAATGCTCACTCCTGGAGATGAGCCAGAGTCTAAAATGAACAGGACTGAAAGCTCAGATACTGGCGCTCCTGATGGTAAGTTGCAGCCCCGCCGCATGTTTTAGTTAGAATTTTCAATTGAAGCTGCTGTAAGCTCTTTATTGACGACATGTCGGATCATTTTTTCTGCagtgaaagaagaaaagactGGTGGCAACAGTGAGGCAACTACTACGACTGCTACTACTGCTGCTGCTACGGTGAGTATCAGAACTGGACCACATGGGAGGAACATAGGAATTGGGTTACTTGAGTTGAACCGTGTCTGCCATAGGGCTCAACTGTACCATCTGTTACAAATGATGAGTAACATTTgtgtatttcccccccccccaggagaCAACTGAAGGAAGTTCAGGTGAGCACAGTCTTCTCATTGCCATTGCTTTATCATCACTTTTTCATCACAACACCGTGTACGGAACTGGGGTCACGACATTAGGTACCCATGAAATCAATGCCTTTTTAACAATGATAATGCAGAACTGCCTCCCAGAGGTGAATTGAAACCGGGTGTGCAAATGCGAATATTTCCCATGTTAGTCATGCGGGCGAAGGGCCAATTTGGCGAATCTAAATCGTCCGCCTTAAAAGCCCTGCCTGTGCGCACTAATTCTTGCGTGAGAATGTTGTTCTCGCAGAGTTCATTTTTGTTGGTAGAGCGGTCGCCGAGAGACGGGTTTAGTTTTTTACTCCCAATTTGGCCGTCCCTGTCCCTCGTAATTGATTTAGGAAGACGATGCTGGGGAAGTCAGTTATAAATATATAGAGTAGTTATTATTCTGagaatattataattatttttgtcctATTAGGCAATTCCCGTTCCacggttttaaaaatgtgaaaattcagACAAATTGTTCTGGCAGTCAATTTTGCCAGTTTGACAGCATACGATAATGCTATACCGAAATATTTGTGGCTGTATCTCAGCACAGCTAAGCTCTGCTCTCATCTTCCTCTCAGTTGCTGTGAAACAGGAAGAGGGCGCTGagaaggaggcggcggcggtgacGGCGGCGGCACAGAGCAAACAGCCTCCTCCCCGAGCCCCAACCAAGTCAAAAGCGAAAAAGAAGAGGGGATTTCAGGAGAGGTGAGCAGGAAGCGGTTCTTCATGCGACCGCGCAACCTCACGGCAGACGTAAACACAGATTTTTCCCATTTCCACCCTCCAGGGTGATGTTTGCTTGCTCTGTGTGCAAGTTCAAATCATTGTACAAGGACGACATGGAACAACATTTGGAGAGTCGCTTCCACAAGGACCACTTCAAGTTTCTCGCGGGTCAACTGTCCAAGCCGACTACAGATTTCCTACAGGTGATTACTCGCCAACTCTATaatagttggttagttagtgaTTGAGTATGCTGGAACTCATCTTAAGAGTATGAACACCCCCCCGGCCACAATAGAACAAATATGCAGTGTACTAATCACTTTTGTTGACTGTCAAATGTTTATTCCCAGGAGTACTTGCAGAACAAGTTCAAGAAAACGGATCAAATCGTCAGGCAGATGGAACACCACAGTGCTGCCATCTGCCAGATGTACAGAGACCAGGACCTCACTAAGGGTAAGCGACGGCAACTCATGGTCTGATGTAGAGGCTGGCATTTTTTTTCGGGAGTTCCATGGGATTCCCGTAGGATGGGAGTCAACTTTACCTTTAATCACAGGGTTTGGGATGGGACAGGATAAAAGGTTAATGGAGGAGCTCAGTctttttgttgtagttttttattagtgtagctgacctaaaaaaaaaaaagtatattaaaaaagggggggggggcagtatgGAACAAGAGTCGTTTtcattgaggttttttttttctttctttttttctgtgggaATGGGGTGGCATGGGAGTGAAAATCCACTCCTGTGTCACCCTCTAgtccagtgtttctcaaccctggtcctcggggctgttagacattattaacattttaattctttatttcatatattaaccatgttgaaaattCCACCACCTACGTGACGTTCAGGGTGTCAATATGTCCGGAGATCTGTTTTAATTtgctttgcaaaggtgttttttcttacaataaaaatctgtcttcatatttttggaacacgcaaaagaggaataaattatAACCTCTTCAGGGCACACTATATGTCTCCCTATACCAACGCAGCTGAGGATCATTaccaggcttctccagagcttgctgatgagctgtcattggaatcagctgtgttggaatagagagacatggaaaacaggctggaaagTGTGCCCCGAgaaccagggttgagaaacgcTGCTCTAGTCTGATGACCTGGCtagaaagaagaaaagtcaaaacaattggtgactgtgggggggggggtattgcaTACTCTGTTGCAGATCTTGGCATGGAGCACTTCTTGAAGAAAGTGGAAGCTGCACACTGCAGCGCATGTGACATTTTCATGCCCATGGAGCTCCACGTGATTCAAAAACACATCAAATCCCCCGACCATAACTACAATCGCAAGGTATATTGATGCAGGGTGTGTTGGAAATACACGTGCCATGCTGAAGGACATCGTCAAATGACATTGAAACTTGTGCTGTCATTTTTGCACTGTCTCACAATTTATTTTagagtacattaaaaaaaaaagcctctaaTCCAATAATATTATTGCTCTATCTTACTTCACTTATCATTTATACACATTGCTTATGTCGgcagaaaataaattacattaaaatcaatttaaatataaaaaatatatataaaatatatacatatttaatatataatttatatataaaagttaaatatataaagtaaaataaatttctcCTGGTGACACTAAAAACACAGGAGAGGCTTGTGGTAGtggaatatataatatatataatgttaacGGTGCATTCAGTGGCATTggtttcatatatatatatattttaatttttgtacaGCACTTTGGTGACCCCacttgtattttatgttttagaAATGCATGTGAATTGTTTGTCTGATGGACCTTTTGTCTGATTCAAGGGAATGATGGAGCAATCTAAAAGATCCAGCCTGTCCGTTGCACGCAGCATCCTCAACCACAAAGTCATTGGAAAGAAGCTGGAGAGCTATCTCAAGGTAGGTAGTGTCATGCCAGTCTCAAGACTAGGCTTTAAAGGGGGGCTAACCATTATAAATGAATTGCCTATCAGCACCAAGATTCCACATGGAGGCGCAAAAGTCAAGCTTCTGTTACATCGGTGTGAGTTTTTCAGCTCATAATAGAAGATAAATTCCAAAAATACCCCATTATGGGAATGACATTCcttaacaaatataaaatgattcCACTTAAATTAACTAATTGATACTTTGAGCagtttggcattttttaaagtatattaCCATGTGTAAATTTGCTGGCTAATTTAACCACATACACAAAGTGAGTAGCTATAaatatcaaattttatttttacttgtggaGTCAGCATTTCACTTACATTTCACTTAACCAACACATAAAAccctttttcacactgcacttgctcaGTGTGAAAGTTGCGCAGCAACACTAAATGACCGGTTGTTAGcctgcccatatttggaagagCAGATGTAGCAGCATACCAGGAAGGTAAAATCATACTTTGCCACTTGTTGGTGCACCTCGACAAGATGCATCGTTCATCGTTGCAAAAGAAAGCCCGGACTTTGCTTATTGTTGGGAAGGGGAGGTGGCCAGCAGAGAAAAACGCATGGGTCGGCAAAAGCCTGGCTTGTTCAAGTCATACCGTTACGTGTAAATAAGTCAGCCAAAAATAACACTACAAGAGTCTGCCTGCTCCTCTCCTATTGGATGACGACATTCGCGAATAGAAGCGATCTGGATCTTTTTTGCATCAACTTAGAAAATTTTCACCCAGCCTAGCTACCAAGTCATGGGCGGAAAAGCTACAGCGGTTATGCAAATTAGCCTGGTTGCATTTCCAGTGTTGGAACGGACATGTGCACTAACGGCCTTGTTGCTTTTTACAGGGAGAAAATCCATTTACTGGTAACCAGGGGGGCCAGGATGCATCTGACTCCATGGTAGTGGACGCAACAGAGGGACAGAAGGAGTCTGTCGCTGTTAAGGAGCccgaagaggaggaggcggcgcctgaggaggaggaggcggcgcccgaggaggaggcggcgcccgaggaggaggcggcgcacgaggaggaggcggcgcccGAGGAGGAGGCGTTGcccgaggaggcggcggcgcccGAGGAGGCAACATGGGTAGAAGCAGACAAGGAAGTACGCATGGAGCAGGAGGGGGAGAAGGAGGAGGCAGTCATGGAAGGTGACGACAAATTGCTGGAGGACCATCAGGACGACGAGGACGAGGTGGCAGAGGGCGAAGAAGGGTTTGAACTGGGTGATGATGAATACGACGAAGATGGATACGTGGTCCACGATGAAGTTGATGAAGAGGGAGCAGAGGTGGCCGCTGCTATTGAAGACGATGAGCAGAAATGACTTTGGTGAATTCTCCCTGCCAACTGGAGCAGACACAtgacacacaataaaataatatgtaacccttacatttttcactttattcCACTtcaatatttgtgtatatactTTGTGGAGTTGTCTGAGAATGCATTTGGAACATGGCAGTTTGATACCAATCTAAAGAtgaccataaaaaaaacatgtttattgcttttttgtgtgccttttttccacgttattaatttacatttttgtta of the Vanacampus margaritifer isolate UIUO_Vmar chromosome 7, RoL_Vmar_1.0, whole genome shotgun sequence genome contains:
- the akap8l gene encoding A-kinase anchor protein 8-like isoform X3 — its product is MEGRNYGSGFSNWGGGGGGGSGNRGSGNFDLFGGNYKNSMSGYGGYGGGNSKRGPSGSSMLQQKITHADEVIAKINQRLDMLTQLEGGMKSRGDRFGQFDSFDSLSSSSRDLYRSGGSSYGCDDGRGDNMLLGQRGGSGFGGGMGQGGGGGFNSLSSSYGVAKMRQNMRESFTSGSGGGGWAGAGRRSPRRGGGAGGRGSGGGFGGYRSDPMPFGGGGRGSGLSPGGGRGKLPSLLSNRMYSESGGFHQGASQGPHDFPGRHFGGGPRAGRQRGRKRPLNKQARPQNDVQKKRKQMLTPGDEPESKMNRTESSDTGAPDEEKTGGNSEATTTTATTAAATETTEGSSVAVKQEEGAEKEAAAVTAAAQSKQPPPRAPTKSKAKKKRGFQERVMFACSVCKFKSLYKDDMEQHLESRFHKDHFKFLAGQLSKPTTDFLQEYLQNKFKKTDQIVRQMEHHSAAICQMYRDQDLTKDLGMEHFLKKVEAAHCSACDIFMPMELHVIQKHIKSPDHNYNRKGMMEQSKRSSLSVARSILNHKVIGKKLESYLKGENPFTGNQGGQDASDSMVVDATEGQKESVAVKEPEEEEAAPEEEEAAPEEEAAPEEEAAHEEEAAPEEEALPEEAAAPEEATWVEADKEVRMEQEGEKEEAVMEGDDKLLEDHQDDEDEVAEGEEGFELGDDEYDEDGYVVHDEVDEEGAEVAAAIEDDEQK
- the akap8l gene encoding A-kinase anchor protein 8-like isoform X1 translates to MEGRNYGSGFSNWGGGGGGGSGNRGSGNFDLFGGNYKNSMSGYGGYGGGNSKRGPSGSSMLQQKITHADEVIAKINQRLDMLTQLEGGMKSRGDRFGQFDSFDSLSSSSRDLYRSGGSSYGCDDGRGDNMLLGQRGGSGFGGGMGQGGGGGFNSLSSSYGVAKMRQNMRESFTSGSGGGGWAGAGRRSPRRGGGAGGRGSGGGFGGYRSDPMPFGGGGRGSGLSPGGGRGKLPSLLSNRMYSESGGFHQGASQGPHDFPGRHFGGGPRAGRQRGRKRPLNKQARPQNDVQKKRKQMLTPGDEPESKMNRTESSDTGAPDVKEEKTGGNSEATTTTATTAAATETTEGSSVAVKQEEGAEKEAAAVTAAAQSKQPPPRAPTKSKAKKKRGFQERVMFACSVCKFKSLYKDDMEQHLESRFHKDHFKFLAGQLSKPTTDFLQEYLQNKFKKTDQIVRQMEHHSAAICQMYRDQDLTKDLGMEHFLKKVEAAHCSACDIFMPMELHVIQKHIKSPDHNYNRKGMMEQSKRSSLSVARSILNHKVIGKKLESYLKGENPFTGNQGGQDASDSMVVDATEGQKESVAVKEPEEEEAAPEEEEAAPEEEAAPEEEAAHEEEAAPEEEALPEEAAAPEEATWVEADKEVRMEQEGEKEEAVMEGDDKLLEDHQDDEDEVAEGEEGFELGDDEYDEDGYVVHDEVDEEGAEVAAAIEDDEQK
- the akap8l gene encoding A-kinase anchor protein 8-like isoform X2, translated to MEGRNYGSGFSNWGGGGGGGSGNRGSGNFDLFGGNYKNSMSGYGGYGGGNSKRGPSGSSMLQQKITHADEVIAKINQRLDMLTQLEGGMKSRGDRFGQFDSFDSLSSSSRDLYRSGGSSYGCDDGRGDNMLLGQRGGSGFGGGMGQGGGGGFNSLSSSYGVAKMRQNMRESFTSGSGGGGWAGAGRRSPRRGGGAGGRGSGGGFGGYRSDPMPFGGGGRGSGLSPGGGRGKLPSLLSNRMYSESGGFHQGASQGPHDFPGRHFGGGPRAGRQRGRKRPLNKARPQNDVQKKRKQMLTPGDEPESKMNRTESSDTGAPDVKEEKTGGNSEATTTTATTAAATETTEGSSVAVKQEEGAEKEAAAVTAAAQSKQPPPRAPTKSKAKKKRGFQERVMFACSVCKFKSLYKDDMEQHLESRFHKDHFKFLAGQLSKPTTDFLQEYLQNKFKKTDQIVRQMEHHSAAICQMYRDQDLTKDLGMEHFLKKVEAAHCSACDIFMPMELHVIQKHIKSPDHNYNRKGMMEQSKRSSLSVARSILNHKVIGKKLESYLKGENPFTGNQGGQDASDSMVVDATEGQKESVAVKEPEEEEAAPEEEEAAPEEEAAPEEEAAHEEEAAPEEEALPEEAAAPEEATWVEADKEVRMEQEGEKEEAVMEGDDKLLEDHQDDEDEVAEGEEGFELGDDEYDEDGYVVHDEVDEEGAEVAAAIEDDEQK